One genomic window of Fusarium keratoplasticum isolate Fu6.1 chromosome 3, whole genome shotgun sequence includes the following:
- a CDS encoding Aa-trans domain-containing protein, producing the protein MDSSKMEKSQYDLEAPTPLAATVSQVGEVTKEQQVDAVFGAVTDNGPNYRALGWIGTVALMLKTQIGLGVLSLPHAFHTLGMIPGAILLCAVAGIAIWTSYIVGVFKLNHRDVYSIDDAGYLMFGRIGRELFAIAFCLYWIFVAGSGMLGISIGLNAISVHGTCTAVFVAVAAISGFLLASIRTLGRISWLAWVGLAFILCSVFVVTISVGIQDRPAEAPQTGPWESDWQLIGHPTFSQGVAAVSTLIFACSATSAYFAIVCEMRDPRDFSRSVITAQVISTIVYLIVAVVVYYFCGSAVASPALGSAGPLIKKIAYGLALPGLLVTTTICLHLPAKYFLVRILRGSEHLTANSLVHWCTWLGCTGGSTLIAYVIASGIPVFGDLVSLIGALLGFCLAYQPTGCMWLYDNWGRQNRDWKWKGMVAWCVFIIALGSFMTVSGTYGSIVNIIDSLKKSGGTRPWTCADNSNSV; encoded by the exons ATGGATTCATCCAAGATGGAAAAAAGCCAATACGATCTCGAGGCTCCCACGCCTCTGGCGGCCACGGTCTCGCAAGTTGGAGAGGTCACCAAAGAGCAGCAGGTCGATGCTGTTTTCGGCGCAGTCACAGACAATGGACCAAATTACCGTGCG CTGGGATGGATCGGAACCGTCGCTCTTATGCTCAAGACCCAGATCGGCCTCGGCGTTCTCTCGCTTCCCCACGCTTTTCACACGCTAGGGATGATCCCCGGAGCCATTCTCCTCTGCGCCGTGGCGGGTATCGCTATCTGGACTAGCTACATTGTCGGCGTCTTTAAGCTTAACCATCGCGACGTCTATAGCATCGACGATGCTGGGTATTTGATGTTCGGAAGGATCGGACGCGAGCTCTTTGCCATCGCATTCTGCCTAT ACTGGATTTTTGTGGCAGGATCAGGAATGCTCGGTATCTCGATCGGACTCAACGCTATATCAGTCCATGGAACTTGCACCGCTGTGTTTGTTGCCGTGGCTGCCATTTccggcttcctcctcgcgAGTATCCGGACCCTCGGCCGTATTAGCTGGTTGGCCTGGGTTGGATTGGCCTTTATTCTTTGTTCAG TCTTCGTCGTCACAATCAGTGTCGGTATTCAGGATCGTCCCGCTGAGGCGCCTCAGACAGGCCCCTGGGAATCAGACTGGCAGCTCATCGGCCATCCCACCTTTTCCCAGGGAGTTGCAGCCGTATCGACACTCATCTTCGCATGCTCGGCCACATCTGCATACTTCGCTATCGTGTGCGAGATGCGGGATCCTCGCGACTTCTCTCGATCCGTTATCACCGCCCAGGTCATCTCCACTATTGTCTACCTGATCGTTGCCGTTGTTGTGTACTACTTCTGCGGCTCTGCTGTTGCCTCCCCAGCGCTCGGATCCGCTGGGCCGTTGATCAAGAAAATCGCGTAtggcttggccttgcctgGCCTTCTTGTGACAACTACGATTTGTCTTCAT CTGCCGGCCAAGTACTTCCTTGTTCGTATCTTGAGAGGATCGGAGCACCTGACTGCCAACTCACTCGTCCACTGGTGCacttggcttggctgcacTGGCGGTTCCACCCTCATTGCTTATGTGATTGCGAGCGGCATTCCCGTGTTTGGAGACCTCGTCTCTCTGATCGGAGCTCTCTTGGGATTCTGCCTCGCATATCAGCCAACCGGTTGCATGTGGCTGTACGACAACTGGGGCCGACAAAACCGAGATTGGAAGTGGAAGGGCATGGTTGCGTGGTGCGTCTTCATCATTGCTCTGGGTAGCTTCATGACCGTGTCGGGAACGTACGGATCGATTGTCAACATCATTGACTCGCTCAAGAAGTCGGGCGGTACAAGGCCCTGGACCTGCGCCGATAACAGCAACTCGGTGTAG
- a CDS encoding FAD-binding PCMH-type domain-containing protein: MISFNLLLALCAPTLSLATPLSKNCKAFPGTSAWPSNNEWSRLNKTIDGRLIRPNPPGGVCHDGQPNYNKDQCPNVQQDWRTFEFHAQDPVSVMWDLWANYTCLPFEDFPCTGAGYPSYVAEAATAKHVKAAVDFARKRNVRLVVRSSGHDYLGRSVGSGALSIWTHHLNKIQYHKGQFKLSGSGKTIRGDAITAGAGTAMLDLYNVAAENGRTVVGGGAKTVGLGGYVTGGGHSILAPHYGLAADNVLEMEVVTPNGEIITVNEDQHSDLFWAIRGGGGSTFGVLTSVTVMTHPSKKLTMVSFMAFTLPQAPFALDLVTWATSQIPYLSDSGLSGYLMATVDSPPPVPIPGLPERVAGLMGKTIILDTQDTAKINKIFKPLNETIQKRWPGQVTLLVLTQPYDSFADWYSENFDDGQAGGSVYLISRLLDKDTLTKDLDALADALKPILINDGWLGTYMVAGKGVNKAKPRGGGNAVHPAWRKAYIHAIHWLGWGYPPFDETAEGRTRKILNDRFQALRELTPGGGSYMNEGFPFEEDWQHTFWGENYERLLKIKRKVDPRDVLWCTPCVGSEGWEEKSDGRLCRV, from the exons ATGATCTCTTTCAACCTACTCCTCGCGCTTTGCGCGCCAACTTTATCATTGGCAACACCCCTCTCCAAGAACTGCAAGGCGTTCCCTGGCACTTCAGCATGGCCGTCAAACAATGAGTGGTCTCGGCTTAACAAGACCATTGATGGTAGGCTCATCAGGCCAAACCCTCCTGGAGGTGTTTGCCACGACGGGCAGCCAAACTACAACAAAGATCAATGTCCCAACGTTCAACAAGATTGGAGGACCTTTGAGTTCCATGCACAAGATCCAGTCTCTGTCATGTGGGATCTCTGGGCGAATTACACTTGTCTCCCCTTTGAAGACTTTCCTTGCACTGGTGCAGGCTATCCGTCTTATGTGGCCGAAGCGGCTACGGCGAAGcatgtcaaggctgctgtgGACTTTG CCCGGAAGCGAAACGTCCGCCTTGTTGTAAGGAGCAGCGGACATGACTATCTTGGGCGCTCAGTTGGGTCAGGTGCTCTCTCCATCTGGACACACCacctcaacaagatccagTACCACAAAGGTCAGTTCAAGCTCTCTGGATCAGGCAAGACCATACGCGGTGATGCCATCACTGCCGGAGCTGGAACAGCGATGCTTGATCTTTACAATGTTGCTGCCGAAAATGGTCGCACTGTTGTAGGCGGCGGAGCCAAGACCGTGGGGCTGGGTGGCTACGTGACGGGAGGTGGGCATTCGATCCTAGCCCCTCACTACGGCCTGGCAGCAGATAATGTcctggagatggaggttgtTACACCTAACGGTGAAATCATCACGGTGAATGAAGACCAGCACTCAGACTTGTTCTGGGCGATACGTGGT GGAGGAGGATCTACCTTTGGAGTTCTTACCTCTGTCACTGTCATGACGCACCcttccaagaagctcaccatGGTCTCCTTTATGGCTTTTACTCTCCCTCAAGCACCGTTTGCTTTAGATCTCGTCACCTGGGCTACTTCTCAAATCCCTTACCTCTCTGACTCCGGCCTGTCCGGCTATCTGATGGCCACTGTGGACTCGCCACCACCCGTACCAATCCCTGGTCTTCCTGAGAGAGTCGCCGGTCTGATGGGTAAAACCATCATACTTGATACCCAGGATACAGCaaagatcaacaagatctTTAAACCTCTGAACGAGACTATCCAGAAGCGTTGGCCTGGACAGGTCACTCTTCTTGTTCTCACTCAACCATACGACTCATTCGCAGATTGGTACAGCGAGAATTTTGATGATGGTCAAGCTGGCGGCTCTGTGTATCTCATCTCACGGCTGCTAGACAAGGATACACTGACCAAGGATCTGGATGCGCTGGCTGATGCGCTCAAACCAATCCTCATCAATGATGGTTGGCTGGGAACGTACATGGTAGCTGGAAAGGGAGTCAACAAGGCAAAGCCCCGTGGAGGAGGAAATGCCGTCCATCCGGCATGGCGAAAAGCCTACATTCATGCTA TCCACTGGCTGGGATGGGGATACCCTCCTTTCGATGAAACAGCCGAAGGAAGGACCAGAAAGATTCTAAACGACAGATTCCAGGCACTCCGTGAACTAACTCCTGGCGGTGGTTCGTATATGAATGAG GGATTCCCATTCGAAGAGGACTGGCAGCATACCTTCTGGGGCGAAAATTACGAGCGCCTCCTCAAGATTAAGCGCAAGGTCGATCCGAGGGATGTCCTATGGTGCACACCCTGCGTAGGAAGCGAAGGctgggaggagaagagcgacGGTCGCCTTTGCAGGGTTTAG